One Paraburkholderia sp. HP33-1 genomic region harbors:
- a CDS encoding GlxA family transcriptional regulator, with protein MSTDRMASLSHFAFMPVPNFTMIAFSNAIEVLRMANYLTGQTLYRWSIVSPAGGPVMASNGLSVDTGPVECVGQPDIVFVVGGIDVQRSTTADHLSALRRFARMGCVLGSLCTGTYALARAGLLAGYACAIHWENMSALKEEFPATRFLKELFVIDRDRVTCTGGVAPLDMMLNLIGPRVGTARVTQIAEQFIVEHVRDTSAQQKMPLVARLGSANKSLFEVISLMENNIEEPLSREELARLAGMSQRQLQRVFREHLGMTPTHYYLTLRLRRARELLLQTDMSIMHITMACGFQSACHFSKSYRDAFGTAPTRERRKQAPSLSSAPVLAA; from the coding sequence ATGTCCACCGATCGCATGGCGTCGCTGTCGCATTTTGCATTCATGCCGGTTCCCAACTTCACGATGATCGCCTTCAGCAATGCGATCGAAGTGCTACGCATGGCGAACTATCTGACGGGCCAGACGCTTTACCGCTGGTCGATCGTGAGTCCCGCAGGCGGACCGGTGATGGCGAGCAACGGGTTATCCGTCGATACGGGCCCGGTCGAATGCGTCGGTCAACCGGATATCGTGTTCGTGGTCGGCGGCATCGACGTGCAGCGCTCCACCACCGCCGATCATCTGTCCGCGCTGCGCCGTTTCGCGCGCATGGGCTGCGTGCTCGGCAGTCTGTGCACAGGCACCTACGCGCTCGCGCGCGCCGGTCTGCTGGCGGGTTACGCGTGCGCGATTCATTGGGAAAACATGTCGGCGCTGAAAGAGGAGTTTCCCGCTACGCGCTTTCTGAAAGAGCTCTTCGTGATCGATCGCGATCGCGTGACCTGTACCGGCGGCGTCGCGCCGCTCGATATGATGCTGAACCTGATCGGGCCGCGCGTCGGTACTGCGCGCGTCACGCAGATCGCTGAGCAGTTCATCGTCGAACACGTGCGCGACACCAGCGCGCAGCAGAAGATGCCGCTCGTCGCGCGGCTCGGCTCGGCCAACAAGTCGCTGTTCGAAGTGATCTCGCTGATGGAGAACAACATCGAAGAGCCGCTGTCGCGCGAAGAACTCGCGCGGCTCGCCGGCATGTCGCAACGGCAGTTGCAACGCGTGTTTCGCGAGCATCTGGGCATGACGCCTACGCACTACTATCTGACGCTGCGCTTGCGGCGCGCGCGCGAGCTGCTGTTACAGACCGACATGTCGATCATGCACATCACGATGGCGTGCGGCTTCCAGTCGGCCTGCCACTTCTCGAAGAGCTATCGCGATGCGTTCGGCACCGCGCCGACCCGCGAGCGTCGCAAGCAGGCGCCTTCATTGTCGAGTGCGCCGGTGCTGGCGGCTTGA
- a CDS encoding sarcosine oxidase subunit gamma produces MWNERGATVSIVDRTIGRQSGVWQESPLVGAVALLKQHQANATAAFRLGERPFLELVNVRGDTRDAAFIRAVEQVIGCKPPEQANTVARGNGYDMVWLGPDEWLVRSEAAHDATRTAPLQGKLGTAFAGVFASAVDVGSGYTVLEISGTRTREVLARGCPLDLHPKLFGVGQCAQSHYFKASITLLPTGADSFDIVVRRSFADYFVRIMLDAAEPLMS; encoded by the coding sequence ATGTGGAATGAAAGAGGCGCAACGGTATCGATCGTGGATCGCACGATTGGGCGGCAAAGCGGCGTGTGGCAGGAGTCTCCGCTGGTCGGCGCGGTTGCGTTGCTGAAGCAACACCAGGCCAACGCAACGGCCGCGTTCCGGCTCGGCGAGCGGCCGTTTCTCGAACTCGTGAACGTGCGCGGCGATACGCGCGACGCGGCGTTCATCCGCGCGGTAGAACAGGTGATCGGGTGCAAGCCGCCGGAACAGGCGAACACGGTTGCGCGCGGCAACGGCTACGACATGGTGTGGCTCGGCCCGGACGAATGGCTCGTGCGCTCGGAGGCCGCGCACGACGCGACACGTACTGCGCCGTTGCAGGGCAAGCTCGGCACGGCGTTCGCGGGGGTGTTCGCATCGGCGGTCGATGTCGGCAGCGGCTATACGGTGCTCGAAATCAGCGGCACACGGACGCGCGAGGTGCTCGCGCGCGGCTGTCCGCTCGATCTGCATCCCAAACTGTTCGGCGTGGGGCAGTGCGCGCAGAGCCACTATTTCAAGGCGTCGATCACCTTGCTGCCCACTGGCGCGGACAGCTTCGATATCGTCGTGCGCCGCAGCTTCGCGGACTACTTCGTCAGGATCATGCTCGACGCCGCCGAGCCGTTGATGTCCTGA
- the fdhA gene encoding formaldehyde dehydrogenase, glutathione-independent has protein sequence MSSNRGVVYLGQGKVEVQSIDYPKMVDPRGRSIGHGVILKVVSTNICGSDQHMVRGRTTAEVGLVLGHEITGEVIELGRDVETLQIGDLVSVPFNVACGRCPTCKAQHTGVCLNVNPSRAGGAYGYVDMGGWIGGQAEYVLVPYADFNLLKFPDRAQAMSKIRDLTCLSDILPTGYHGAVMAGVKPGATVYIAGAGPVGMAAAASARLLGAACTIVGDMNEARLAHARMMGFQTINLSKDATLGEQIEQILGNPEVDCAVDCVGFEAHGHGSSGSHEEAPATVLNSLMEITRAAGAIGIPGLYVTDDPGSADAAARKGSLSLRFGLGWAKSHSFHTGQTPVMKYNRNLMQAILWDRLPIADIVNVTVVSLDDAPDGYRQFDGGAPRKFVIDPHGLLKAA, from the coding sequence ATGAGCAGCAACCGCGGCGTCGTGTATCTGGGGCAGGGCAAGGTCGAAGTGCAGTCCATCGATTATCCGAAGATGGTCGATCCACGTGGCCGTTCGATCGGTCACGGCGTGATCCTGAAGGTGGTGAGCACGAATATTTGCGGCTCCGATCAGCACATGGTGCGCGGTCGCACGACCGCCGAGGTCGGCCTCGTGCTCGGCCACGAGATTACTGGAGAAGTGATCGAGTTGGGGCGCGACGTCGAGACGCTGCAGATCGGCGATCTGGTGTCGGTGCCGTTCAACGTTGCCTGTGGACGTTGCCCGACCTGCAAGGCGCAGCACACGGGAGTGTGTCTGAACGTTAATCCGTCGCGCGCGGGCGGCGCGTATGGCTATGTCGACATGGGTGGTTGGATCGGCGGCCAGGCCGAATACGTGCTGGTGCCGTACGCGGACTTCAATCTGCTCAAATTTCCGGACCGCGCGCAGGCGATGTCGAAGATCCGCGACCTGACCTGCCTGTCCGACATTCTGCCGACCGGCTATCACGGCGCCGTGATGGCCGGCGTAAAGCCTGGCGCTACCGTCTATATCGCCGGTGCGGGACCGGTCGGCATGGCGGCGGCTGCGTCCGCGCGTCTGTTGGGCGCGGCCTGCACGATCGTCGGCGACATGAACGAGGCGCGCCTCGCGCATGCGCGCATGATGGGCTTCCAGACCATCAATCTGTCGAAGGACGCCACGCTCGGCGAACAGATAGAGCAGATCCTCGGCAACCCCGAAGTGGATTGCGCGGTGGATTGCGTCGGCTTCGAAGCACATGGTCATGGCAGCAGTGGCTCGCACGAGGAGGCCCCGGCCACGGTGCTCAATTCGCTGATGGAAATCACCCGCGCGGCTGGCGCGATCGGCATTCCTGGCCTCTACGTGACTGACGATCCGGGTTCGGCCGATGCAGCCGCTCGCAAGGGCAGCCTCAGTTTGCGTTTCGGACTAGGCTGGGCCAAGTCGCATTCGTTCCACACCGGGCAGACGCCCGTCATGAAGTACAACCGCAACCTGATGCAGGCGATTTTGTGGGATCGTTTACCGATCGCCGATATCGTCAACGTGACGGTGGTGTCGCTCGACGATGCGCCCGACGGATATCGGCAATTCGACGGCGGCGCGCCGAGGAAGTTTGTGATCGACCCGCATGGGCTGTTGAAGGCGGCCTGA
- the ampC gene encoding class C beta-lactamase — MKTRALNLISTATFAMLTLCAISPVSHAAEPIAAQLKPTVDAAIRPLMAKYHIAGMAVGVIDDGKPYVYNYGVAWTQTGKPVTRDTLFELGSISKTFTATLASYAQLDGKLSLSDGTERYLPTLRGRPFGKVSLLNLGTHTPGGLPLQVPDDIHNDAQLLQYFHDWQPAHAPGTFRTYSNPGIGTLGLITAKSMGQDFTVLMQQRVFPALGMNSTYLDVPAAKMNNYAQGYAKDGAPVRLTGGVLSAEAYGVRSTAADMLRFVQANMNLIPVDSQLQRAITQTHTGYFQAGVLTQDLIWEQYPYPVELQTLLAGNSLQMVLNGTPSTEIKPPLPPQQNVWINKTGSTNGFGAYVAFVPQKRVGIVILANRNFPNEARVSAAHQILTALDGGGH; from the coding sequence ATGAAGACCCGCGCGCTCAATCTCATCTCGACCGCCACGTTCGCAATGCTCACGCTGTGTGCGATCTCACCCGTGAGCCACGCGGCCGAGCCGATCGCCGCGCAACTCAAGCCCACCGTCGATGCCGCGATCCGGCCGCTGATGGCGAAGTACCATATCGCCGGGATGGCGGTCGGCGTGATCGACGACGGCAAGCCATACGTGTACAACTACGGCGTCGCGTGGACGCAAACCGGCAAGCCGGTCACGCGCGATACGCTGTTCGAACTCGGCTCGATCAGCAAGACCTTCACGGCGACGCTCGCGTCGTATGCGCAGCTCGACGGCAAGCTGTCGTTGTCGGACGGCACGGAGCGCTATCTGCCGACGTTGCGCGGCCGCCCGTTCGGCAAAGTCAGCCTGCTGAACCTCGGTACGCACACCCCTGGCGGTCTGCCGCTACAGGTGCCGGACGACATTCATAACGACGCGCAATTGCTGCAGTACTTCCACGACTGGCAGCCCGCTCATGCGCCGGGCACGTTCCGGACCTACTCCAATCCCGGCATCGGAACACTCGGGCTGATCACCGCGAAGAGCATGGGACAGGACTTCACCGTGCTGATGCAGCAACGCGTGTTTCCGGCCCTCGGTATGAACAGCACCTACCTCGACGTCCCCGCGGCGAAAATGAATAACTACGCGCAGGGCTATGCGAAAGACGGTGCGCCGGTCCGCTTGACGGGCGGCGTGCTTTCCGCCGAAGCCTACGGCGTGAGGTCGACCGCCGCGGATATGCTGCGGTTCGTGCAGGCGAACATGAACCTGATTCCTGTCGACAGTCAGTTGCAGCGCGCGATCACACAGACGCATACCGGCTACTTTCAGGCCGGCGTGCTGACCCAGGATCTGATCTGGGAGCAGTACCCCTATCCGGTCGAGTTGCAGACCTTGCTCGCCGGGAATTCGCTGCAGATGGTCCTCAACGGGACTCCGTCGACCGAAATCAAACCGCCGTTGCCGCCGCAGCAGAACGTCTGGATCAACAAGACCGGTTCGACCAACGGCTTCGGTGCGTATGTCGCGTTCGTGCCGCAAAAGCGCGTCGGCATCGTGATACTCGCCAACCGCAACTTCCCGAACGAGGCGCGCGTGAGCGCCGCGCATCAGATCCTCACGGCGCTGGATGGCGGCGGCCATTGA
- a CDS encoding serine hydroxymethyltransferase yields the protein MSNPNPFFEDSLAAHDPAVRGAILKELERQQSQVELIASENIVSRAVLDAQGSVLTNKYAEGYPGKRYYGGCEYVDAIETLALDRLKQLFNAKFANVQPHSGAQANGAVMLALARPGDTVLGMSLDAGGHLTHGARPALSGKWFNAVQYGVRRDTMLIDYEQVEELAQQHKPALLIAGFSAYPRALDFARLRAIADGVGAKLMVDMAHIAGVIAAGRHDNPVPHAHVVTSTTHKTLRGPRGGFVLTNDEEIAKKINSAVFPGLQGGPLMHVIAGKAVAFGEALQPGFRTYIDNVLANARALGEVLKAGGVDLVTGGTDNHLLLVDLRPKGLKGNQVEQALERAGITCNKNGIPFDTEKPTVTSGIRLGTPAATTRGFGVSEFREVGRLIVEVLDALRASPDGDAATEQRVRREIFALCDRFPIY from the coding sequence ATGTCGAACCCGAATCCCTTCTTCGAAGACTCGCTAGCGGCGCACGATCCGGCGGTGCGCGGCGCCATTCTGAAAGAACTCGAGCGCCAGCAGTCGCAAGTCGAGCTGATCGCGTCGGAAAACATCGTGTCGCGCGCGGTGCTCGACGCACAGGGCTCCGTGCTGACCAACAAATACGCGGAAGGGTATCCGGGCAAGCGCTACTACGGCGGTTGCGAATACGTCGACGCGATCGAGACGCTCGCGCTCGATCGCCTCAAACAGCTTTTCAATGCGAAGTTCGCCAACGTGCAGCCGCATTCCGGCGCGCAGGCGAACGGCGCGGTAATGCTCGCGCTCGCGAGGCCGGGCGATACGGTGCTCGGCATGTCGCTCGACGCGGGCGGGCATCTGACGCACGGCGCGAGGCCCGCGTTGTCGGGCAAGTGGTTCAACGCGGTGCAGTACGGCGTGCGGCGCGACACGATGCTGATCGACTACGAGCAGGTCGAGGAACTGGCGCAACAGCACAAGCCCGCGCTGCTGATCGCCGGCTTTTCCGCCTATCCGCGTGCGCTGGATTTCGCGCGGCTACGTGCGATTGCCGATGGCGTCGGTGCGAAGTTGATGGTGGACATGGCGCATATCGCCGGCGTGATCGCGGCGGGCCGTCATGACAATCCGGTCCCGCATGCGCACGTGGTGACGTCGACCACACACAAGACCTTGCGCGGTCCGCGCGGCGGCTTCGTGCTGACGAATGACGAGGAGATCGCGAAGAAGATCAACTCGGCGGTGTTCCCCGGCTTGCAGGGGGGGCCGCTCATGCACGTGATCGCCGGCAAGGCGGTCGCATTCGGCGAGGCGCTGCAGCCGGGCTTCAGAACTTATATCGACAACGTGCTCGCGAACGCGCGGGCGTTGGGCGAAGTGTTGAAAGCGGGCGGCGTCGATCTGGTCACGGGCGGTACCGACAACCATCTGCTGCTGGTCGATCTGCGGCCGAAGGGGCTCAAGGGCAATCAGGTGGAACAGGCGTTGGAGCGTGCGGGCATCACCTGCAACAAGAACGGCATTCCGTTCGATACGGAAAAGCCGACCGTTACCTCCGGCATTCGTCTTGGCACGCCGGCGGCCACGACACGCGGCTTCGGCGTCAGCGAGTTCCGCGAGGTCGGGCGTCTGATCGTCGAGGTGCTCGATGCGCTGCGCGCGTCCCCCGACGGCGACGCCGCAACGGAACAACGCGTGCGCCGCGAGATTTTCGCGCTGTGCGACCGCTTTCCCATCTACTGA
- a CDS encoding DUF5943 domain-containing protein → MQPQLPIDVDPDTGVWTTDALPMLYVPRHFFTNNHVAVEEALGRDTYEQILYKAGYKSAYFWCDKEAKQHGLAGMAVIEHYLNRLSQRGWGLFSVIEADPASSHARIELRHSSFVLAQPGKTGKLCYMFAGWFAGAIDWVNDTAPDGTRKGPPSRSQEARCAAEGHEHCVFEVSPHTSI, encoded by the coding sequence ATGCAACCCCAACTGCCTATCGACGTTGATCCGGACACCGGTGTTTGGACCACCGACGCGCTGCCGATGCTCTACGTGCCGCGTCATTTCTTCACGAACAACCACGTCGCTGTTGAAGAAGCGCTCGGCCGCGACACGTACGAGCAGATTCTCTACAAGGCCGGCTACAAGTCCGCCTATTTCTGGTGCGACAAGGAAGCGAAGCAGCACGGCCTTGCCGGCATGGCGGTGATCGAGCATTACCTGAACCGTCTGTCGCAGCGCGGCTGGGGCCTGTTCAGCGTCATCGAAGCCGATCCCGCGAGTTCGCATGCGCGCATCGAATTGCGCCACTCGTCGTTCGTGCTCGCGCAGCCGGGCAAGACCGGCAAGCTCTGCTACATGTTCGCGGGCTGGTTCGCGGGCGCGATTGACTGGGTCAACGATACGGCGCCCGACGGCACGCGCAAGGGGCCGCCGTCGCGATCGCAGGAAGCGCGCTGCGCGGCGGAGGGGCACGAGCACTGCGTGTTCGAAGTCTCGCCCCACACGTCAATCTAA
- a CDS encoding dipeptidase, producing MSQLHENSIIIDGLNISKFERSVFEDMRKGGVTAVNCTVSVWESFQKTVDNIAEMKQQIRQYSEILTLVRTADDIFRAKKENKTGIIFGFQNAHAFEDNLGYIEAFKDLGVNVVQLCYNTQNLVGTGCYERDGGLSGYGREVIQEMNRVGIMVDLSHVGGKTSSEAIAASNKPVCYSHCCPSGLKEHPRNKTDEQLKEIADAGGFVGVTMFAPFLKRGAEATVEDYIEAIEYVVDLIGEDQVGIGTDFTQGYSTEFFDWITHDKGRYRQLTNFGKVVNPEGIRTIGEFPNLTAAMERAGWSETRIRKIMGENWVRVFGEVWKV from the coding sequence ATGAGTCAACTGCACGAGAACAGCATCATCATCGACGGGCTGAACATTTCGAAGTTCGAGCGCTCGGTGTTCGAGGACATGCGCAAGGGCGGCGTGACCGCGGTGAACTGCACGGTCTCGGTCTGGGAGAGTTTTCAGAAGACCGTCGACAACATCGCCGAAATGAAGCAGCAGATCCGTCAATACAGCGAGATCCTCACGCTGGTGCGCACCGCCGACGATATCTTTCGCGCGAAGAAAGAGAACAAAACCGGCATCATTTTCGGCTTCCAGAACGCGCACGCGTTCGAGGACAACCTCGGCTATATCGAAGCGTTCAAGGATCTCGGCGTCAACGTGGTGCAGCTTTGCTACAACACGCAGAACCTCGTCGGCACCGGTTGCTACGAGCGCGACGGCGGTCTGTCCGGTTACGGGCGCGAAGTGATTCAGGAGATGAACCGCGTCGGCATCATGGTCGACCTGTCGCATGTGGGCGGCAAGACGTCGTCGGAGGCGATCGCGGCGTCGAACAAGCCGGTCTGCTATTCGCATTGCTGTCCCTCGGGGCTCAAGGAGCATCCGCGCAATAAGACCGACGAGCAGTTGAAGGAAATCGCCGATGCGGGCGGCTTCGTCGGCGTGACGATGTTCGCACCGTTCCTGAAGCGTGGAGCGGAGGCGACCGTCGAGGACTATATCGAAGCGATCGAGTACGTAGTCGACCTGATCGGCGAAGACCAGGTGGGAATCGGCACCGATTTTACGCAGGGCTATAGCACCGAGTTCTTCGACTGGATCACGCACGACAAGGGCCGTTATCGCCAGTTGACGAACTTCGGCAAGGTCGTGAATCCCGAAGGCATCCGCACGATCGGCGAGTTTCCGAACCTCACGGCCGCAATGGAACGCGCCGGTTGGAGCGAGACACGCATCCGCAAGATCATGGGTGAAAACTGGGTACGGGTGTTCGGCGAAGTCTGGAAGGTGTGA
- a CDS encoding NADH:flavin oxidoreductase codes for MRYPNLFKPLTLNKLTLRNRIVSTAHAEVYAEPGGLPGDRYIRYYEEKAKGGVGLAVCGGSSPVSIDSPQGWWKSVNLATDRIVDPLARLAEAMHAHGAKIMIQATHMGRRSAFHGEHWPHLMSPSGVREPVHRGNAKIIEVEEICRIIGDFAAAAKRVKDAGMDGIEISAAHQHLIDQFWSPRTNFRTDEWGGSLENRLRFGVEVLQAVRAAVGADFCVGLRMCGDEFHEDGLDHEQLKEIAQAMSESGLIDYLGVIGSGADTHNTLANCMPPMALPPEPFVHLAAGIKQVVKVPVMHAQSIRDAGQAERLLASGMVDLVGMTRAQIADPHMVIKIRDGREDEIKQCVGANYCIDRQYNGLDVLCVQNAATSREATMPHVIARSRGPKRKVVVVGAGPAGLEAARVAKSRGHDVVLFEKNDYVGGQIMLAAKAPQREQMAGIVRWFDMETKRLGVDRRLGVAADERIIMAEKPDIVVLATGGSAFTSQVAAWGVDTGLAVSSWDVLAGKVEPGRNVLVYDGVSTHAGAGVADFIASRGANVEIVTPDVKVADDVGGTTFPIFYRRLYAQGVIHTPNYWLDKVYEEDGKKIAVIRNEYTEEQEERAVDQVVIENGSVPNDQLYWKLKPESVNRGQVDVHKLFASEPQPCLDEALGNGRFLLFRVGDCISMHNIHGAIYDALRLCKDF; via the coding sequence ATGCGTTACCCGAACCTTTTCAAGCCGCTCACGTTGAACAAGCTGACGCTGCGCAACCGCATCGTCAGTACCGCGCATGCGGAGGTCTATGCGGAGCCGGGTGGCCTGCCCGGCGACCGTTATATCCGCTACTACGAGGAAAAGGCGAAGGGCGGCGTCGGACTTGCGGTGTGCGGCGGTTCGAGCCCGGTGTCGATCGACAGTCCGCAAGGCTGGTGGAAATCGGTGAATCTCGCCACGGATCGAATCGTCGATCCGCTCGCGCGGCTCGCCGAAGCGATGCACGCGCATGGCGCGAAAATCATGATTCAGGCCACTCACATGGGACGCCGCTCGGCGTTTCACGGCGAGCACTGGCCGCATCTGATGTCGCCGTCCGGTGTGCGCGAGCCGGTGCATCGCGGCAACGCGAAGATCATCGAGGTCGAAGAGATCTGCCGCATCATCGGTGACTTCGCGGCGGCCGCGAAGCGCGTCAAGGATGCGGGCATGGACGGCATCGAAATCTCGGCCGCGCACCAGCATCTGATCGATCAGTTCTGGAGCCCGCGTACCAACTTTCGCACCGACGAATGGGGTGGCTCGCTCGAAAACCGCCTGCGTTTCGGCGTCGAAGTGTTGCAGGCGGTGCGCGCGGCGGTGGGCGCCGATTTTTGCGTCGGCCTGCGCATGTGCGGCGACGAGTTCCATGAAGACGGGCTCGATCACGAACAACTGAAGGAAATCGCCCAGGCGATGAGCGAGAGCGGCCTGATCGACTATCTCGGCGTGATCGGTTCCGGGGCGGACACCCACAACACGCTCGCCAACTGCATGCCGCCGATGGCGCTGCCGCCCGAGCCGTTCGTGCATCTCGCGGCGGGCATCAAACAGGTCGTGAAGGTGCCGGTGATGCACGCGCAAAGTATTCGCGACGCGGGCCAGGCCGAGCGGCTGCTCGCGAGCGGTATGGTCGACCTCGTCGGCATGACGCGCGCGCAGATCGCCGACCCGCATATGGTCATCAAGATCCGCGATGGCCGCGAGGACGAAATCAAACAGTGCGTCGGCGCGAACTACTGCATCGACCGTCAGTACAACGGGCTCGACGTGCTGTGCGTGCAGAACGCCGCGACGTCACGAGAAGCGACGATGCCGCACGTGATCGCCAGGTCGCGCGGACCGAAGCGCAAGGTCGTCGTGGTCGGCGCGGGACCGGCGGGACTCGAAGCAGCGCGCGTCGCGAAGTCGCGCGGTCACGACGTGGTGCTGTTCGAGAAGAACGATTACGTGGGCGGCCAGATCATGCTCGCGGCGAAAGCGCCGCAGCGCGAGCAGATGGCGGGCATCGTGCGCTGGTTCGACATGGAGACGAAGCGCCTCGGCGTGGATCGCCGTCTCGGTGTCGCCGCCGACGAGCGCATCATCATGGCCGAGAAGCCGGACATCGTCGTGCTTGCCACGGGCGGCTCGGCGTTCACGTCGCAGGTCGCGGCGTGGGGTGTCGATACAGGGCTCGCGGTCAGTTCATGGGACGTGCTCGCCGGCAAGGTCGAGCCGGGCAGGAACGTGCTCGTGTACGACGGTGTCAGCACGCATGCGGGCGCGGGCGTGGCCGATTTCATCGCGAGCCGCGGCGCGAACGTGGAGATCGTCACGCCCGACGTGAAGGTCGCCGACGACGTCGGCGGCACGACGTTCCCGATCTTCTATCGCCGCCTCTACGCGCAAGGCGTGATCCACACGCCGAACTACTGGCTCGACAAGGTGTACGAAGAGGACGGCAAGAAGATCGCCGTGATCCGCAACGAGTACACCGAGGAGCAGGAAGAGCGCGCGGTCGATCAGGTGGTGATCGAAAACGGCAGCGTTCCGAACGACCAGCTTTACTGGAAGCTGAAGCCGGAATCGGTCAATCGTGGCCAGGTCGACGTACACAAGCTGTTCGCGTCCGAACCGCAGCCGTGTCTCGACGAGGCGCTCGGCAACGGTCGCTTCCTGCTGTTCCGGGTCGGCGACTGCATCTCGATGCACAACATTCACGGCGCGATCTACGACGCGCTGCGCCTTTGCAAGGATTTCTGA